CCAGCACCAGAAGGTCACAAATACAGAGCCCAACCAGGAGCTCCCACCAGGCCCCTGGTGCCTCGGAGCCTCCCCTAGGCGTCATATAGAGCTcaaggaaacaaacagcaaagctgcagcattTGAACAGGTGGCAGTTTGTGCACAAAGATGCCTCCTCTCACCAGCACCTCTACCAAATTGATTTATTTGGTTTGTCAGCACATTCAAGGGGGTGAGGGTTAACAGGACACAAAACTCCCCCACAAGCTGATCCACCGTAGTAACTGCTTAGAAAACACTGCTAGCCGAGTGAACTAAAACTATTAGAAAAAACCTTTATTTACACTGAGGAGCATGCAGCAGGGCCCTCCCCCCGCCACACACGCACCCACACCGACTTGTCCCATCTTTACATGAGATGGGgacctcactgctgctcctcatCTCTCAGTGCTCTATCCGGACCACCACGACCGTCACGTTGTCCGCCGACCCCCGCTGCACTGCCTTGTTGGCCAGTCTGTTACAGGCAGCTTCATATCTAGCATCTGCTTCctgcttcccttctcttttctggaTGTTCTTATCCTATCGGGACAAGGGAAAGACAACACTGATCACTCCCAGCAAAGCACAGTGGCGCATGCATGTGGTTATTTCTGAGCACagggaagcaaaataaataaggacAAGCATCAATAGAGAGCAGCCCCTAGCAGAAGTACATTTCTGCACCACCTGCTCATTGTTCAGCTAATTAGCCTGGAGGGAGCAAGTCACATATGATTTCACAGCTCCTGCACTGACAAACGAATGTGTGAGTAGCCCAGCCCCCAAGATGCCTTCTCCTCACCTCCAGGCAGGACACAATGAAGTTCACAGCTTCTTCTGGCGTAAAGACTTTAAAGAGGCCATCACACGCTATCAGGATGAACCTGGAAGTCAGACAGGTAACGAGGATGAAGCTTTGACTCCCCACTAAAGCCACGTCCCTCTgcacttgtttttaaatgagtatCCATGCTTCAACCCAAAGACACAATGTGATAAAGCTCATCTGAAAACCCCTCCAAGGCATCAGAAGCCTCCTGGTGCCTCAGCACCAACCACTCAGGGAGCGGAGGCAGTTCAGAGTACCAGCTAACAGTTAGATGAGCCACGTCAGACCTACATCTGGACGTCCTGGGAGGCTGACTGACACGCACAATTAAGCAAGGCCATATACTGTGTCCCCATGTCTTGCTGGGAAGCTGCAGTGTTTCGCTAGGAACAGCTCCCAAATCCTTTCATTCACATTTGCTCTGATAAGTAGCCAAGTGCAAGGAAATAGAGCAACACAGACAGCTTAATATCTTGAGTGCATCCCTTTACAATGCTGTGCTCCTGGCGTAAACACAAGGGATGCAAAACCCCAGGGGAGGAGAGCTATCCATCTCTCAGCTCCCAGTGGGAAGAAGGATACAGCTTGCTGTGCACTCTCTCTCCTGCACAGGGGTTTGCACTATCCAGGAGCCCAGAACACAGTCACCAAACAGAAAACTACATCCCCTCTGCCACAGCCATACACATCTTTGCAGACAGTTTCAGACTCTGATGCTCAGAATATCCCTTGAAATATTTGAGTAGATTGCTTGCTATGGAACTCTAATCCCACCAGTAGCAGCAGTATGGGGTCACCCACATGCCTCTGAGAGCATTCAGGGCTGTACCGACCTGAATGTAATTTATCATCATCAATCATTTGCTGGAAAGTTATCTCAAATCTTCAAAAATCAGAGCTGAATGCAATGGTGTATttgggcaccacagcttctagGAACACCGCTTGGGCAGCACAGGGATCCAAGGATTCAAGCCTTAACCATCTGCTCAAAGACAGGTGCACAAACTTAGAGCACAAAGAAAGGATAAGGCTTATGAGCGTTATCACTACTATGAGGCTAGTTTCTCCAACAGGAGCCTTCATTGTCTTAGCAGAgtgagacagcagcactgccccactGTACTGGTAAGGAACAGGAGCAGAGGGACATCAGCAGCAAGAGCATCCTCTAATTCTGGGTGATTAGCCTCAAGCGCCTTagctctggcagcagcttcCATTGCTGCTGAGGAGAGAGCCAGGACACAGCAGCCTCCTCGTGAGCAGGCACAATTTACCTGTCATTGTGTGTGAGCTGGCAGCGTTTGATATCTGGCACAGAGATTACACCACAACGCTTGTACTGGCCGTCCCCAATGGAGCGGGAAACCTCCAGCACTCCCAGCACTCTTCCATCCCTGCACaaggagagaaaatgctgaGTCTCCTCTATGTACACACATCTTGCTCTTCTCCACCAGTCATTCAGCTGCCtcacacaaaaccaaacccactTCCCCAGCATGTTCAAATCTTGCCTTTCAAGCCTCTATCCTATTCTGCATGTTTCCCAGTCTTGCACACAAACAAatggagaggggaaggaagaaacgAAGTCAGGAGAATTCAaggctgttttctctctccctgcccTAACTCAAGTCCTGCTCAGCCTAGCAAGCCAGGGAAGCAAGAGTTATGCCAACTCCTGGAGGCAGAGGGTGTTTTTAAGAATGGTATTTAGCACACTGTGTTTCAATAGAAGATCAGAACAGCAACAGGCAGCCCCTCCTGTGCTCTGCCATTCAGGACAACCAGCCCTGCACACTGGTTCAGCTGCTAGCACTTAAAGGAACAAGAAGCACAGCCATGAGGACAGACACTGTGCTCCCTTGTGCCAGATAAGGAGGGAGAGCTGGTGCTGCAAGTAGCAACTGAACTGTGCTAAGCGCCACAGTGTGCAGCAAGTGCAGCTTAACAGTCAAGCCAAGTTCTGCAGCCCAAGTTTAAGCATGTCTATGCTGATGCTATGCCATCAGGCTTTCAGTTAGGGATAAGTTCCTACCTTTGCAGCACAACACTGTCACCATTTAAAGTCCAAGGGAAGCCAGCACCCATCAGCCAACTGACTCCTCAGATATCTGAGGGATCACTCATAGGCAGTGAAATTACCTATAGGCTCTCACTAGCAGGCACACAAAGCTCCAGAAACTCTACATCCAGAGCTGAGGCAGCATTTAGGTTTGCTCACTTGCCACCTTCAGGCACTTACCTGACATTTCCCCCTGCTTTCTGTATCCGCATACGTTCCTCATATTGGGTGGGGTTGTGCTCCTTGCTGAGGCTTAAGGCTGCGTGCTTCTGGCTCTCTTCATTGTAACGACACAGAATCGCCTGTGCTGACAAAAGACCCTTGTGAGTAAACACCAAAACTGCAGCAAGAACCTCCTGAGAGAGCTTTAAGTCTGCACTTGAGGCTTTCtacatatataaaagaaaagctaGATTAAATCTTGAAACGTAACTGTGATCTCCGCAACAGAGTACAAAAGGTTTGCAGCATTTCCCCACAGCACTTGCCTGCAAATAATACAGGCAACAGAACTCACCCTGCAGAGCTAGCAAGCTTGCAGAGGAATCAAGATGCCAACAGTGGGCATCTCTGTTCTGCTTACCCGGCTGTCTCCGAGGTTGGCAATGTAGAGAATATTATCAACAGCTAGGACACATGTAGCTGTGGAGCCATCCTTCCACGCAGGCTTTCTGAGGAAACAACAGTGAGATTACCAAGGAGGAAAGCTGTTGAGAAGTTGCTGACAGTGCTCCTGGGGACTCAAGGAAGCGTCACACAGCAACATTCAGCAGCCAGCAAGCCCGCAGTATGGTACAACTGTAGGCAGCTaaggaaaaaacccaaaccaaaaacTAGAATGGCCAAGGCTGCAACTGAGTTAACACCCTTTcgcctttcttttccttccttttctcaccATACTCTTCCTGCCCACTTCAGTCCTCACCTTCACCTCAGCAGTAACACCAATTGCTCGGTCACACTCCTGGTAGTTCACTTGCTGTAGTTAAGCTCGTATCCCTGGAGCTCTAGGCAAGCTGAGAAGTGTTTCTTAGATTACAGCTGCCACTTGAGTCTTTCCCATAACGAAGCCCAGCTTGGACACCATTCTTTACTAAAATTAGGTTTGAGAGACTGATTTCTAGACATATTTTGGgcattttttcctgattttgaTGGTGCAGCCGAAAATATGCACGTCACTGTCAACACAACTGTTGCTACATAGGGATTCTTTGCAGTAGCTCTGTCATGTTTCCGACCAAACAGACTGCTCTGGGAATGACACTGTTGTAACAGACTCAAGGAAACTTCTTCCTATTGTCTCTTAAGAAACAGccaatttttcatttacttaaaaTTTGCAGGGCATCTCAGATGCATCAGTCTCTCCAGCTGTGTCAGAAGTGTCATTAAGAAACAGACAAGTGTAAAGAGCTGTGCTtgaaatacattcattttcttaCCAATTTGTATCCTACTTACTCATAAGCCAGAGCTGGTGTGTCAGTCCAGCAGAGACAGAACAAGACAAGAGCATTAACACTCAGAACCCAGCAGGGAGATAGGCTGGCATTTCGCTCACAAAGCATCtatgtttttcagttttgctttcaaaattagaggtgggaaaaaaaaaaccccagcaagAGATCCCAGCTCACAGTATGGGATGCACCACTTCAGCAACACGTTAAGTCTTCAAAAAGAAGGCAAGCAGGATGCTCTGATAGGTGCAGGGTGGATTCTTGGTTAAGTTTTGGCTCCTTTCTTTGCCATTAGCAGGTATTTTAGCCCAAAGGGTCCTGGcaggctgcttgctgcagggTAAGACTAGAACATGCTGTGACTGAGCTCAGGCAGGAAGGCACAGCCTGGCACACAGCTGTACTTGGTGTTTCACCAAGACACGACTCAAGGCTTCCTCACAGGAAGCATTTACACTTACTGACTGGACGCCTGCTTTAAAAACTCTTCATCTGTATGTTTGAAGGTGTCCAAGAGGCATCTCTTCACGGTTTTCTCCACACTGACCACCTCACCTGCCAAACAGGGAAAACAGCAACTAACCTCCTGCTAAAACATACCCAACCCATCTCTCCCATCACGCagaacagatggcagcacatTGGGCAgatcctgcacacagcagctgaggCACATCCCAGGCTCATGCTACCAAAGTCTGCCTGATAACATGTACGTAGAACTTACGATAAACCCCCTCTCCTCCACAGAGGTTATTtttactcttccttttctcacaaagcagcactgccaaGCCTGGCAATAGAACATCTCAGGCTTGGTTAGTGGTTCAATACTGGCTGCTTGCACTTTCATTCCAAAAAAGGCTTCAACTCTCTTCCCCAAGAGACGGCGTGGTCTCTGTGCACACAAACCCATTTGGAATGAGGAACGGAAACTGCAGAACTACACACCAACAAATCCATTTCCTAAAGCAGCAGCCACAACTTCACAGCATAAAAGGTGAGGACTGTCCTACGGCCCTGACTCCACTCTCTCACCTTTGGGAAATTTCTTGATCAGGTTGAGGTGCAGATTCTGTGCTGCAAACTTCGAGGCTCGGACTCCCCCGTGGCCATCAAAAACAGCGAAGTATGAGACACGTGTGCTGGGAAGGAACAAGAAGGGCTGTCAGCCAGAAGGCAGGACTGAATACGTTTGCTCCTGCCCCACCTCAGCCAGCATAAGAAATGCTGCACTCTAAGGCACAAGTGGAGGTAACAAGTTCCAAAGCTCACGCAGTCAAGGATTTTCATGGTTTACACGCATACGCAGCGAATACTTCCTTGTAACTGCCTTCTCTGATGAAAACGAGATGTATAATATAGTTTATAGACCACAACTGGGCATAAAAGCAGCTAAACACTTCACTTATCAGGTGCTGCAACTCTGCAGCGCTATACAAACATCAGTCTGAGCAGTCCTACAGTTCCCTGCACAGCCTAAGCTTGCTGCAACTGCACTACAGACAGGAAGCTTGGATCCTTCATCAAAGAAAGCTCTCAGGACATGAGTTCAGAAGCTAAACACAGCATCAGAACAGCACTTGAGAGCACTCCTTTACACATAAATATACACATGTATGCAcgtttatattttatttcccaaGATAATTAAGCTTTTCAGGTGAGAGAGTTCTAACATTTGTTCTCTCCTCTTCAAGCACTCTCTGTTGCCCCAGATAAGGATCTCACACTCTGTAAAAACCCCAAGGCGAGGACTGATTGCTTGGAATTAAAATCAGCGTCTCAAAACATCCATGCTTCAGTGAGGGTAACAGAAACTCAATATCCAGTTATTAGGCCCACACAGACCTTGTGAAGTCAGTGACTAAATCCACTGAGTACCACTGGAAGGTATTTATATGTAATCTAGTCCTGCGATATGCTCAGGAACAGGGCTAACCATTAGCTCCAGATTTCCCAATGACAAGCTCAAAATACACATCACGAAGCAGTCTGcaagcaagagcagcagctgcttaaAGCAAAAACCATCATACACCACAGGCTTTGCTGAGGCAAGCTGGAGCTCCTTCACCTCCACACCTGGCTGCCATCCACGGCTTTATCCCCTGGCTTTGGCAGTCAGGGCTCACTTACACTTGGGAGGGCAGAGGCTGGCACTCCTCAGTGATATCATTTAAGATGACATGTGCATCCTGCATGTCTTCTCTTTCACCTTTCCTCTCCGCCACGTAGCCCTTCAATCCAAGAATGCCCACTGACCCTAAAGGAGACAAACAGACACATGCCAATCAAACTCCCTCTGCCTCAGCTCACATCGATGGTCACTTTTAAGCTTTCACAAACGCACAGCAAAGTATGGCCCTTGCTTTGCAACAGCCTATCTGGCACCTTCTGCTGAGCACGGTGTATTTCCTAACAGGAGGTCAGCAGCTACAAAAGCAGCCTGCACTGTTTTGGGGGACACAAGCAGTACTTCTGGGCATTACACTGATAAGTCAAACCGTGGGGTGGGAATGAATGGCACAACTGAAACAGAAGATTAAACAAAGCGTAGCTTTAAAGAATGGGTgagagcaggaaaacaaagtctGCTGTTTCCAGAATACGTAATTTCCTTTTCACTGAACACATCTGGTTTCCCAAAGCTGAACATAACACGTGGGAACTTGCACTGAAGTCAGATGTATTATATGTCAACACAAATaagcctctctctctctctctctggctTTCTCACCAGCCACTCAGGAGAGATTTGTGGATCTGGCAAAAGAAACTGGTGCAGGTCAAGCCTTCCAGAAGCTTCACACCCAGttcccctgctggcagcacaacCCCTTACTCTGCAGATGCCAAGGCACTCACActgcccagctcctgccacTTCAGCAGACTGGTAAGGAGGCCCATGTGGGGGAGGCAGAGTGCCAGAGAGTTTGAGGGGCTCCTTCCACACCGCAACCTGCTCCCCACGACAGGCTGCAAATGCCAGCAGACTGGAGAACCAATGCTCAGCTTTAGTCTGGACTTCCTCAGCAAAACATCAGAAGTACAAATTGagtacatttgttttcaaactgtCTGAAAACCTTTACAAACTTTCTTTTCCACAAGTTCTTCCCTGccattcttctcttcctcctccatggacttcctcttctccccttttGCATGGCTCCCTTCTGAGACCTGCTCAGGAGCGCTGGAGgctaaaagagaacaaaagcaggcagctgaggaCTTCCAGCTTGGTTTTATTTGCAGGACTTCAGCAGTAAATCCTCCTGTACTGAAGCACTCTTGAGAGCACAGACTCACATGCTCACACAGCATTAAGTGACAGGTAGCCGACATCACTATCTAACCCAGCACACACAGATGTGGTCACCTTGAATCACATAGCCCTCCCTCAGCCACAGTACAGCCACGTACAGCTAGAGGGCATCTGATTCTTCCCAAGCCACAAACCATTTCCGAGCTCCTGGCATTTATTGCAGTTGAACGTTCAGACAGTTAACATTCCAAATCAGAGCCTTGCTtgattttaattaacatttgtGTCTGTGGAGTTCTGGCCACAACACGAGGAGGCACACATCATTACTCTGAAGGCACACAGTGTATTCATTATGGACTTCGGAACGCTGCTTACAAAGTAAAGCTGTCAATTAAAAATAGTTGCCGTGGCATCAGAACCTTTTCCCGTTCCCATATGACATTGTCTCCCCCAAGGAGCTAGCAACCATctggctgcacacagagccCTGCCTACCAGCAGTTTGGTTCTGAAGAGGATGGAGAGGCCGGGCCAGCAGAGACAACACAGCTGCTTACctgcatcactgctgctggctggtggAAGATCATCGAAGAGTAAAGAGCTTCCTTTTCCTGGAGCacaacagaaaggcaaaaagtGAGCACCTTTATCACTGTAGGGGAACAAAGCTCTGCACGGCCCCCATACCGTGCACAAGCTACACAACGGACCAAAGGCAGCCGCATTTCAACCTCCGCTCGGAGGCCTCAGGGCCGCGCTCCAGCCTGACGCCTGCCTGGGGGCACGCTCACACGGAACGAAGCAGGGCACGGCGGGGCCCTACCTGTGTCGGCGCTGCCGGCCGGCGGGAGGTCGTCGAAGAGCCGAAGCTGCCCCTGGGCCTCCTTCCCTGCAAGACACCGGAAGAGGCTCGGCACGAGCGGCAGGCCCCGGGCGCACCCGCACCCCCAGGGCTTCCCCTCACAGCCCCGCGCTGAGGCGGCCTCCAGGCCGCGCGGCCGAACGCTCCGGACTCCCGCCTCCGGAAAGGCCCCGCTGACCATCCCCAGCCCGGAGCGGCTCTGAAACCCCTACCGGGATCCCCCCGACCCCTCACCCTGGGCTGAGCCGCCAGGCTCGGGCAGGTCCCCGAACAGGTCCATCCACCGCGCCCGGCCCaacgccgcccgccccgccgccgcgccccgcccctgCCAATCTGGCCCGCGGGGCGGGGCATTGCAGCCTGACGGCCAATGGGAGGCCGCGGGAAGGCCGGAAGCCGGCGCGAGAGCGGCGTGGCGGCGGCGGAAGTGCTCCGGAGCTTAACAACACGCCGCCGAGGGGCGGTGACGCAGCGGTGAGTTCACCAATCGCGAAGCGGAACGGCGCTGCCAATCAATACCGCTCTGGCCAATGGGGCGGCAGGGCGCCAGCCGCGTGCCCGGCTTTTGAGGGGGAATGAGGaagcgccccctggcggcgcCGTGAGGGAACCCAccgcccccaccgcccccaccgcccccaccTGCCCGACGCCCCCCAGCAAAGCACGGCTCGAGGCGGCTGCGTCAATGccacatttatttcagaaccGAACAAGCCTGGCGCGCGCGGGCAGGCGGCCGGGGCCCGAAGCTCCAACACGGGGAGGAGGGGGCACAGGAGCGGGGTGGGGACGGCTGCGGT
Above is a window of Gallus gallus isolate bGalGal1 chromosome 9, bGalGal1.mat.broiler.GRCg7b, whole genome shotgun sequence DNA encoding:
- the ILKAP gene encoding integrin-linked kinase-associated serine/threonine phosphatase 2C, coding for MDLFGDLPEPGGSAQGKEAQGQLRLFDDLPPAGSADTGKGSSLLFDDLPPASSSDAASSAPEQVSEGSHAKGEKRKSMEEEEKNGREELVEKKVCKGSVGILGLKGYVAERKGEREDMQDAHVILNDITEECQPLPSQVTRVSYFAVFDGHGGVRASKFAAQNLHLNLIKKFPKGEVVSVEKTVKRCLLDTFKHTDEEFLKQASSQKPAWKDGSTATCVLAVDNILYIANLGDSRAILCRYNEESQKHAALSLSKEHNPTQYEERMRIQKAGGNVRDGRVLGVLEVSRSIGDGQYKRCGVISVPDIKRCQLTHNDRFILIACDGLFKVFTPEEAVNFIVSCLEDKNIQKREGKQEADARYEAACNRLANKAVQRGSADNVTVVVVRIEH